Proteins from one Mucilaginibacter jinjuensis genomic window:
- the mnmG gene encoding tRNA uridine-5-carboxymethylaminomethyl(34) synthesis enzyme MnmG, with protein sequence MFKKYDVIVVGAGHAGCEAAAAAANMGSSVMLVTMNMNTIAQMSCNPAMGGVAKGQIVREIDALGGYSGIIADKTTIQFRMLNLSKGPAMWSPRTQNDRMRFAEEWRLALEATPNVDFWQDMVSGLIVKDGKVCGVRTSIGVEIEGESVVLTNGTFLNGTIHIGEKRFGGGRTGEKAATGLTEQLVELGFEAGRMKTGTPPRVDGRSLDYTKMEEQWGDENPSRFSYTDVAIPTEKRCCWITYTNSEVHETLKEGFEKSPMFTGRIKGLGPRYCPSIEDKINRFAERERHQIFVEPEGFDTVEIYVNGFSTSLPEDVQYRALKKIPGFENVKMFRPGYAIEYDFFPPTQLGLTLETKLIKNLFFAGQINGTTGYEEAASQGLMAGINAHQNVHGKAPVILKRSESYIGVLIDDLVTKGTEEPYRMFTSRAEHRLLLRQDNADVRLSPIGYELGLISDERLEKVNQKIKNSDAIVTYTKSKSIEPDTVNELLETLGTSPLSQNAKLFALLSRPQISFNDLVKADQSLAELLSAYDQETVEQAEIKIKYESYFEKELDIVARMKKMEDNEINPEFNYHTLVSLSKEAREKLMKIKPRTLGQASRISGVSPSDISVLMVHMSK encoded by the coding sequence ATGTTTAAGAAATACGATGTTATTGTAGTTGGTGCAGGGCATGCGGGCTGTGAAGCTGCCGCTGCTGCTGCCAACATGGGTTCGTCTGTAATGCTGGTAACCATGAATATGAATACCATTGCACAGATGAGCTGTAACCCTGCTATGGGTGGTGTAGCCAAAGGGCAAATAGTACGTGAGATTGATGCTCTGGGTGGATATTCGGGTATTATAGCTGATAAAACAACCATCCAGTTCAGAATGCTTAACCTAAGCAAAGGCCCTGCTATGTGGAGCCCACGTACGCAGAACGACCGTATGCGCTTTGCCGAAGAGTGGCGTTTAGCTTTGGAAGCTACTCCAAATGTAGACTTCTGGCAGGATATGGTAAGTGGATTGATTGTTAAAGACGGTAAAGTTTGCGGCGTAAGAACCTCTATAGGTGTAGAGATAGAAGGCGAATCTGTAGTATTAACCAACGGTACATTCTTAAACGGCACCATTCACATAGGAGAAAAACGTTTTGGTGGTGGCCGTACGGGGGAGAAAGCAGCTACAGGTCTAACTGAGCAATTAGTAGAATTAGGCTTTGAAGCTGGCCGTATGAAAACCGGTACCCCTCCCCGTGTGGATGGACGTAGCTTAGACTATACTAAAATGGAAGAGCAGTGGGGCGATGAAAACCCAAGCCGTTTCTCTTATACCGATGTAGCCATCCCAACAGAAAAACGCTGCTGCTGGATTACCTATACAAATAGCGAAGTACATGAAACTTTGAAAGAAGGCTTCGAAAAATCGCCTATGTTTACGGGTAGAATTAAAGGTTTAGGCCCAAGATATTGCCCGTCTATAGAAGATAAAATTAACCGTTTTGCAGAGCGCGAGCGCCACCAGATATTTGTAGAACCTGAAGGTTTTGATACAGTAGAAATATATGTAAATGGTTTCTCCACCTCTTTACCAGAGGATGTACAATACCGCGCGTTGAAAAAAATACCCGGCTTTGAGAATGTAAAAATGTTCCGTCCGGGTTATGCCATCGAGTATGATTTCTTCCCTCCTACCCAATTAGGTTTAACGCTTGAAACTAAGTTGATCAAAAATCTTTTCTTCGCAGGTCAGATTAATGGTACTACCGGTTATGAAGAAGCAGCATCGCAAGGGTTGATGGCAGGTATCAACGCACACCAAAATGTGCATGGTAAAGCACCCGTAATTTTAAAAAGATCTGAATCATACATCGGTGTTTTAATCGATGACCTGGTAACCAAGGGTACCGAAGAGCCTTACCGCATGTTCACTTCAAGAGCAGAACACCGCTTGCTATTGAGACAAGATAATGCCGATGTTCGCCTGAGCCCTATCGGTTATGAGTTGGGTTTGATTAGTGATGAACGTTTAGAAAAAGTAAATCAGAAGATTAAAAACTCTGATGCTATTGTGACTTACACCAAAAGCAAATCGATAGAGCCTGATACAGTAAATGAGTTGCTCGAAACTTTAGGTACCAGCCCCCTATCGCAAAACGCTAAGTTGTTTGCTTTATTAAGTCGCCCGCAAATTTCATTTAATGATCTGGTAAAAGCAGATCAATCATTGGCCGAACTGTTATCTGCTTATGATCAGGAAACTGTTGAGCAAGCCGAGATCAAAATTAAATACGAAAGCTATTTTGAAAAAGAACTGGACATTGTAGCCCGCATGAAAAAAATGGAAGACAATGAAATCAACCCAGAGTTTAACTATCATACTTTAGTTTCGCTTTCAAAAGAAGCTCGCGAAAAATTGATGAAGATAAAACCGCGAACTTTAGGTCAGGCTTCACGCATTTCTGGTGTTTCGCCTTCAGATATTTCGGTTTTAATGGTGCACATGTCAAAATAA